The Candidatus Aminicenantes bacterium genome window below encodes:
- the lysM gene encoding peptidoglycan-binding protein LysM, which produces MGLFDFIKDAGKAIGLVNEPGAGERLVKEIRSLDLDVEDLSVNFSDGLAKISGRVKTQEMREKVILAAGNVAGVEKVDDNLTVEQESPQALFHTVVRGDTLSAIAKQFYGNPMKYMVIFKANQPLLKDPDKIYPGQVLRIPEVKD; this is translated from the coding sequence ATGGGATTGTTTGATTTTATCAAAGATGCAGGCAAAGCCATCGGTTTGGTTAACGAACCCGGCGCGGGTGAGCGCCTGGTTAAAGAGATCCGTTCTCTGGATCTGGATGTGGAAGATCTTTCCGTGAATTTTTCCGATGGTTTGGCAAAAATTTCAGGCCGCGTAAAAACCCAGGAAATGCGCGAGAAGGTCATTCTGGCCGCCGGCAATGTGGCCGGGGTTGAAAAAGTCGACGACAACCTGACAGTCGAACAGGAATCCCCACAGGCGCTGTTTCACACAGTCGTGCGCGGCGACACGTTATCAGCCATTGCCAAACAGTTTTACGGCAATCCAATGAAGTACATGGTGATTTTTAAAGCCAACCAACCACTGCTCAAGGATCCGGATAAAATTTATCCGGGCCAGGTCCTGCGGATTCCCGAAGTCAAAGACTGA
- a CDS encoding DUF937 domain-containing protein has protein sequence MEQIVKQMVHMLGKGDSLSNLSKTIGGSPRATRSALELVLPSMIHAMNRNTNSRDGAGSLLNALKRDHDGSILERLGEAISRPNESAGMGILGHLFGSKTRAVESGVGRATGLDTGQITRLMVTVAPIVLGLLGKLRNQKNLDSDALSKLLGREDEQVRPRTKKRLSPLLQFLDQDGDGDISGEVIQIGTGLLGRLFKR, from the coding sequence ATGGAGCAAATAGTCAAACAAATGGTGCATATGCTGGGGAAAGGGGACAGCCTTTCCAATTTAAGCAAAACCATCGGGGGATCACCGCGGGCGACCCGTTCCGCCCTGGAGCTTGTATTGCCCTCGATGATCCATGCCATGAACCGCAATACCAACAGCCGTGACGGCGCCGGTTCCCTGCTCAATGCCTTGAAACGGGATCATGACGGCAGCATCCTTGAACGCCTTGGAGAAGCCATATCCAGACCGAATGAAAGCGCCGGCATGGGAATCCTGGGGCACCTGTTCGGATCCAAAACCAGGGCGGTGGAATCCGGCGTCGGCCGCGCCACGGGCCTGGACACAGGGCAGATCACCCGCCTTATGGTCACCGTGGCCCCGATTGTACTGGGATTGCTGGGCAAACTCCGCAACCAGAAAAACCTGGACAGCGACGCCCTCAGCAAACTGCTGGGAAGAGAGGATGAGCAGGTGCGGCCGCGGACAAAAAAACGCCTCTCTCCCCTGTTGCAGTTTCTGGATCAGGATGGAGACGGGGATATCAGCGGGGAAGTCATTCAGATCGGCACGGGATTGTTGGGACGACTGTTCAAACGCTAA